One Aspergillus oryzae RIB40 DNA, chromosome 2 genomic window carries:
- a CDS encoding alpha-mannosyltransferase (predicted protein), which yields MASSRPQGRRRTTLLALGLVAIFIWLVSHYGSHSGEHNHVSSAAHGEFWRQFQPLLIQWRPNCDPPERLGKAESVGFDPKTTEQPPNLTSMPDEDVLKMKHAHSKFVHAIAKEPPALAYEPGTRGIVSTAGGSYLPVLVISLRMLRQTGSNLPMEVFLADWEEYDGFICQVVLPSLNAKCVLLSEILDTVPDSKTKIEKYQYKPFAMLFSSFEEILFLDADAFPLQKPELAFTSEPFKSKGLITWPDFWGPTASPLFYTISSQERPAPNIRQSTESGEVFISKRSHLRTLLLVAYYNYWGPGYYYPLLSQGAAGEGDKETFIAAAMVFNEPFYQVSEPIRALGRHTNDGFAGSTMVQYSPMEDYALTKKGEWRIKGASVPAPKPFFVHINFPKFNPATVFSDNGPVVKEDGSYTLAWTAPDDVIESFEPDLQRQLWKEIRWTACALEGKSISWKGQTGICEKVEDYWNTIFR from the coding sequence ATGGCCTCCTCTCGACCACAAGGTCGGCGGCGAACGACGCTCCTCGCCCTGGGTCTGGtggccatcttcatctggctCGTCTCCCATTATGGGTCACATTCAGGAGAACACAATCATGTCAGCTCAGCCGCCCACGGCGAGTTCTGGCGCCAGTTCCAACCCCTGTTAATACAATGGAGACCAAACTGCGACCCCCCAGAACGACTCGGCAAGGCAGAATCAGTTGGCTTCgaccccaaaaccaccgaACAACCACCCAACCTCACATCAATGCCAGACGAAGACGTCCTGAAAATGAAACACGCACACAGCAAGTTCGTACACGCCATCGCCAAGGAACCCCCAGCACTGGCCTACGAACCCGGCACGCGGGGAATAGTCTCAACCGCGGGCGGCTCGTATCTACCCGTGCTAGTAATCTCGTTACGAATGCTGCGGCAGACAGGTTCCAATCTACCCATGGAAGTATTCCTCGCCGACTGGGAGGAGTACGACGGCTTCATCTGCCAGGTAGTGCTACCGTCCCTGAACGCCAAATGCGTCCTGCTCTCCGAGATCCTGGATACGGTGCCGGACAGCAAGACCAAGATCGAGAAGTACCAGTACAAGCCGTTCGCTatgctcttctcctcctttgaggagatcctcttcctcgacgCGGATGCCTTCCCGCTCCAGAAGCCCGAGCTGGCGTTCACCAGCGAGCCCTTCAAATCCAAGGGTCTGATCACCTGGCCAGATTTCTGGGGACCCACTGCCTCACCTCTGTTCTATACGATCTCGTCGCAGGAGAGACCCGCGCCGAATATCCGGCAATCGACGGAGTCGGGCGAGGTGTTTATATCCAAGCGCTCGCATCTCAGGACCCTACTTCTTGTTGCCTACTATAACTACTGGGGGCCCGGGTATTACTACCCGCTCCTCTCGCAGGGCGCAGCAGGCGAAGGCGACAAGGAGACCTTCATCGCGGCCGCGATGGTCTTCAACGAACCTTTTTACCAGGTCAGTGAGCCCATCCGCGCGCTGGGCCGTCACACGAACGATGGATTCGCCGGCTCGACCATGGTTCAGTATAGCCCGATGGAGGACTACGCCTTGACCAAGAAGGGCGAGTGGCGGATCAAGGGGGCCAGCGTTCCGGCGCCGAAACCGTTCTTCGTGCATATCAACTTCCCCAAGTTCAATCCCGCGACGGTGTTCTCGGATAACGGACCCGTGGTGAAGGAGGATGGCAGCTATACGTTGGCGTGGACGGCTCCGGACGATGTGATTGAGTCGTTTGAGCCGGATCTGCAGCGTCAGTTGTGGAAGGAGATTCGGTGGACGGCGTGTGCGCTTGAGGGCAAGAGTATTAGTTGGAAGGGACAGACGGGGATCTgtgagaaggtcgaggatTATTGGAATACTATCTTTCGTTAA
- a CDS encoding uncharacterized protein (predicted protein): MDQPVQLLSYQRLKSKSTFIISLQHGNGTATPIYEVACLSSKPNLSISRLQPAYQQQPPPPPQYGYPPAPNPYYQQPYPPPNPFPPQQYPMHPQYPINNPPPTKTTIGTVSLSSMSSKITISIHNIPELKMKRPDFLASGHQFTHPRYGTLEWKESDLLEKRFKLVDSNKTVLARFDKWKLPDHQRQESKSSMWGGSSSSTKKKKKAWAFQIFVNADPELLDWIVVSGLGVVEYRITSDKEWEEELLGNEDGWSALLG, encoded by the coding sequence ATGGATCAACCAGTCCAACTCCTCTCCTACCAACGCCTCAAATCAAAGAGTACCTTCATTATCTCCCTGCAACACGGAAACGGCACCGCAACTCCCATCTACGAAGTCGCATGTTTATCCTCGAAACCGaacctctccatctcccgcCTGCAGCCTGCATACCAGcagcaaccaccaccaccgcctcAATATGGCTATCCACCAGCACCAAACCCATACTACCAGCAACCATACCCTCCTCCAAACCCATTTCCACCCCAGCAATACCCGATGCACCCCCAATATCCAATAAACAACCCACCAcccaccaaaacaaccaTAGGAACCgtttccctctcctccatgTCCTCCAAAATCACCATCTCAATTCACAACATCCCCGAACTCAAAATGAAGCGTCCGGACTTCCTCGCCTCCGGGCACCAATTCACCCATCCCCGCTACGGCACCCTCGaatggaaagaaagcgaTCTCCTTGAGAAACGCTTTAAGCTTGTCGACTCGAACAAGACCGTGCTGGCCCGGTTCGATAAGTGGAAGTTACCGGACCACCAGCGGCAGGAATCGAAATCGTCCATGTGGGGTGGTTCCTCGTcatcgacgaagaagaagaagaaggcgtgGGCATTCCAAATCTTTGTAAATGCGGATCCGGAGCTGTTGGATTGGATTGTGGTTAGTGGATTGGGGGTTGTTGAGTATCGGATCACTTCGGATAAGGagtgggaggaggagctttTGGGAAATGAGGATGGTTGGTCGGCTTTGTTGGGGTAg
- a CDS encoding uncharacterized protein (predicted protein) — protein MSFITRVAPRAGSLNSIVRSTATPSLFVGGARSISVTAAKQKGPVEAAKDTLKKTDDVLSGAAVKGIEKGEQVAEAIRGTANKNTGELKGDAAELAGQGKSKAEETLGSAKGKTEETLGSAKGKAKETLGEAKGKAKETVGNF, from the exons atgtctttcatcaCACGTGTTGCTCCCCGTGCGGGCTCCTTGAACTCCATCGTCCGTTCCACAGCTACTCCTTCACTGTTTGTAGGAGGCGCCCGCTCTATCTCTGTCACGGCAGCAAAGCAAAAGGGCCCCGTGGAAGCAGCCAAGGATACCCTGAAGAAGACGGACGACGTTCTCTCCGGTGCGGCAGTCAAGGGAATCGAGAAGGGCG AGCAAGTAGCCGAAGCAATCAGAGGCACCGCCAACAAGAACACCGGAGAATTAAAGGGAGATGCAGCGGAGCTCGCTGGTCAGGGCAAGAGCAAGGCTGAAGAAACATTGGGATCTGCAAAGGGCAAGACCGAGGAGACCCTGGGCTCAGCAAAGGGCAAGGCCAAAGAAACTCTAGGCGAGGCCAAGGGCAAGGCGAAGGAAACAGTCGGCAACTTCTAA
- a CDS encoding putative FHA domain protein SNIP1 (transcriptional regulator SNIP1, contains FHA domain), producing MPESREDYRDRSRHRSPAGSPHAKSERRRKYDDEYESSSRRRDDRRSSRRDGSQRRSSRSPSGRSSRKRDDDHRRRERRERADNSDDDRRRRRHRSPEERRHRRHRDRDTHDDKERSSRSYRTTSRSRSPSRRSRSPSSRDPVRSRGALPSQQDAYTSEVAQKDPSAPPPEKEKPNFANTGRLAAESNTVNVSGGGTVVLKYHEPPEARNPPAKDPWRLYVFKGDDLLEVVELNERSCWLIGRENLVVDFPLEHPSCSKQHAALQFRYVEKRNEFGDRIGRVRPYLIDLESANGSAVNGDKIPGGRYVEVRDKDVLKFGLSTREYVLMLARTE from the coding sequence ATGCCGGAATCACGAGAAGACTACCGCGACCGCTCGCGGCACCGATCGCCAGCAGGTTCCCCGCATGCGAAAAGTGAGCGACGACGAAAATATGACGACGAATACGAGAGCAGTTCGCGACGTCGTGACGATCGTCGAAGCTCTCGACGAGATGGCTCCCAACGCCGGTCATCCCGCAGTCCTTCAGGCCGGAGTAGCCGCAAAAGAGACGATGATCATCGCCGCCGAGAGCGGAGGGAACGAGCGGACAATTCGGACGACGATCGGAGAAGACGTCGACATCGTTCACCGGAAGAGCGTCGGCATCGACGCCATCGCGACCGGGATACACACGACGATAAAGAGAGGTCGTCAAGAAGCTATCGGACTACATCCCGATCTCGCTCACCTTCAAGGCGCTCGCGCAGTCCATCGTCACGCGACCCCGTGCGCTCTAGGGGCGCCTTGCCTTCCCAGCAAGACGCTTACACATCGGAGGTAGCTCAGAAGGACCCATCCGCCCCTCCACCAGAAAAGGAGAAGCCCAATTTCGCTAACACTGGGCGCTTGGCTGCTGAGAGCAATACTGTGAACGTcagtggaggaggaacagtGGTCCTCAAATACCATGAACCACCTGAAGCCCGCAACCCCCCAGCTAAAGATCCCTGGCGTCTCTACGTGTTTAAGGGGGACGATCTCCTTGAGGTGGTAGAACTGAATGAGCGCAGCTGCTGGCTTATAGGCAGAGAGAACCTGGTTGTGGATTTTCCTCTGGAACACCCGAGTTGCTCCAAGCAACATGCCGCCCTCCAATTCCGTTATGTCGAAAAGCGAAATGAATTCGGCGACCGGATTGGGCGTGTCAGACCTTACCTCATTGACCTTGAGAGTGCCAATGGCTCGGCGGTGAATGGGGACAAGATTCCAGGTGGACGATATGTTGAAGTGAGAGACAAAGATGTGCTCAAATTTGGATTGAGCACCCGAGAATACGTTCTCATGCTCGCTCGGACGGAATGA
- a CDS encoding uncharacterized protein (predicted protein): MFKKPQVFSFGGLHLLNPSCHSSPAHPRPWQLSPHRGFATAHGFREDDLSWPSSSSFTPYDVFKQDRNAPYSKHRFYELVKIYHPDRPCNDHPLCRDLSPETRVHRYHVVVTAHEILSDPSRRAAYDLSGAGWNLHPQGSHPPWARPGSRDWSPIYANATWEDWERWQNRYNGKQQTMVDHRTFARLIILLTLLGGALQASWINKLSIGHEDRLQQLNEETMRLLAGRRENTVKQMPSSEAKVQHFLIRRDPSGVGLKGQEQQVYQKVLYPRESSSEEAHPVKILGNTTTDAKEPDPTS, from the coding sequence ATGTTCAAGAAACCTCAAGTCTTCAGCTTCGGTGGATTGCATTTGCTAAATCCGTCGTGCCACTCATCACCAGCTCATCCGCGTCCATGGCAGTTGTCTCCGCACCGGGGGTTTGCCACTGCTCATGGTTTCCGCGAAGATGACCTCTCCTggccatcttcctcctcttttaCTCCCTACGATGTGTTCAAGCAAGACCGGAACGCTCCGTATTCGAAGCACAGGTTCTATGAATTAGTCAAGATCTACCACCCGGATCGACCGTGCAATGATCATCCATTATGCAGGGACCTCTCTCCCGAAACGAGGGTTCACAGATACCATGTTGTAGTAACAGCCCATGAGATTTTATCCGATCCATCTAGGCGGGCGGCTTACGATCTGTCTGGTGCTGGATGGAATCTCCACCCACAAGGTTCACATCCACCCTGGGCTAGGCCAGGCTCGCGTGACTGGAGTCCCATCTATGCTAATGCAACCTGGGAAGACTGGGAACGATGGCAGAACCGTTATAATGGAAAGCAGCAAACGATGGTTGACCATCGCACCTTTGCGCGATTGATTATACTTCTGACCCTGCTGGGAGGTGCGCTTCAGGCGTCCTGGATCAACAAACTAAGTATTGGACATGAAGATCGACTTCAACAACTCAATGAGGAAACCATGCGACTCCTGGCAGGACGACGGGAAAATACCGTGAAGCAGATGCCATCATCCGAAGCCAAAGTCCAACACTTTCTTATCCGGAGAGATCCTTCAGGTGTTGGATTAAAGGGGCAAGAGCAGCAGGTCTACCAGAAGGTTCTCTATCCTCGAGAGTCTTCCTCCGAAGAAGCGCATCCAGTGAAGATACTGGGCAATACGACCACGGATGCTAAAGAACCAGACCCGACATCTTAA
- a CDS encoding uncharacterized protein (predicted protein), translating into MDPCTHRIPVAQLSKRTGAPILSVRYRLAPQHPFPSALVDALVAYLSLIAPPPGSLHEPVPAKKIIFSGDSAGGNLCLVLLQTLLTLRRISPTIRFHGQDIPIELPAGLAMSSPWCDVTRSMPSVVNNALYDYLAPPSQVPETLYQPPSIPADTIWPCKPPRVDLFSNANAAIHPLVSPLAARKELWKGSPPIYMNMGEEGLSDEGLLLARKMCQVGVPVVVEQFEGMPHCFGLLMVKTPAGKRFFDGMSKFCSDAIAGRVEPSSCLTYIGYKLRSAREIPLDKAVSLTDEEVDERLRKSAEWRIKGEEELQKQYYEKAKLKGERVRQTGQRNEA; encoded by the exons ATGGATCCCTGCACCCATCGTATTCCAGTCGCTCAGCTTTCCAAGAGGACTGGGGCGCCCATTTTGTCGGTGCGATACCGACTCGCGCCACAGCATCCCTTCCCCTCTGCGCTCGTGGATGCTTTGGTTGCGTATCTGTCTCTCATTGCCCCACCCCCTGGCTCACTCCATGAGCCCGTGCCTGCAAAGAAGATTATCTTTTCCGGCGACTCCGCCGGTGGAAATCTATGCTTAGTGCTTCTGCAGACTCTATTAACGCTTCGCCGCATCTCCCCAACTATCCGCTTCCACGGCCAAGACATCCCGATTGAATTACCCGCCGGATTAGCCATGAGCTCACCATGGTGTGATGTGACACGATCTATGCCCTCTGTCGTTAACAACGCCCTATACGACTATCTTGCACCGCCGTCCCAAGTTCCCGAGACACTCTACCAACCCCCTAGTATCCCTGCAGACACCATCTGGCCGTGTAAACCGCCGCGAGTCGACCTTTTCTCCAATGCCAACGCAGCAATCCACCCTCTAGTATCGCCTCTAGCGGCACGCAAAGAACTCTGGAAAGGCTCACCACCGATCTACATGAACATGGGCGAAGAAGGTCTCTCAGACGAAGGCCTCCTTCTAGCTCGCAAAATGTGCCAAGTTGGGGTTCCTGTCGTGGTGGAACAGTTCGAAGGCATGCCACATTGTTTCGGTCTTCTCATGGTCAAGACACCAGCCGGGAAACGCTTTTTCGATGGGATGTCTAAGTTCTGCAGTGACGCGATTGCGGGTCGGGTGGAGCCATCCAGCTGTTTGACGTACATTGGGTATAAGTTGCGGTCGGCTCGCGAGATTCCGTTGGATAAGGCTGTTTCTTTGACTGacgaggaggttgatgagcGATTGCGCAAGAGTGCTGAATGGCGGATTAAGGGCGAAGAAGAACTGCAGAAACAATATTATGAGAAGGCGAAACT aaaaggtgaaCGAGTCCGACAGACAGGCCAGAGGAACGAAGCCTGA
- a CDS encoding uncharacterized protein (predicted protein): protein MLATVFLIVASALTANAKLGINCRGSAKCSVLWGPSDAAQQLTNVIQHIDTNRWYMNGEHIACVGNQAGNGGGYCAFLQKTGGTNGGVIKNLAHYITDHG, encoded by the exons ATGTTGGCCACAGTATTCTTAATAGTCGCAAGTGCTCTCACTGCCAACGCCAAACTCGGAATCAACTGTCGCGGTTCCGCAAAGTGCAGCGTATTATGGGGACCTTCTGATGCTGCTCAGCAACTCACCAACGTGATTCAACATATCGATACCAACAGATG GTACATGAACGGAGAGCACATCGCCTGTGTTGGCAACCAGGCTGGTAATGGCGGTGGTTATTGTGCTTTCCTGCAGAAGACCGGGGGAACCAACGGCGGTGTGATTAAGAACTTGGCTCATTATATTACCGATCATGGGTGA
- a CDS encoding uncharacterized protein (predicted protein), with protein MYTPSIIQGLLLAITLVSSSSAKLGINCRGSANCNTFGNTQMAFQLKRAIDGIDPNRWYNNGEHIACVGSGARITGNGGFCAFLQNTGGTNGAVIKSLAHYIPEHGCKVCGSVPYFYPQGNNNVDDGELTFNYVDNACTKDEAKLC; from the exons ATGTACACCCCATCTATCATCCAAggtctcctcctcgccatcaCCCTGgtgtcctcctcctcagccaagCTCGGAATCAACTGCCGCGGTTCAGCGAACTGCAACACCTTCGGCAACACCCAGATGGCCTTCCAGCTCAAACGCGCCATCGACGGCATTGACCCCAACCGCTGGTACAACAACGGAGAGCACATCGCCTGTGTCGGATCCGGTGCTCGCATCACCGGCAATGGCGGGTTCTGTGCATTCCTACAGAACACCGGTGGTACGAATGGTGCTGTGATCAAGAGTTTGGCTCATTATATCCCGGAACATGG ATGCAAGGTTTGCGGTAGTGTGCCGTATTTCTATCCTCAGGGTAATAATAATGTCGATGATGGGGAGCTTACCTTTAATTATGTGGATAATGCGTGCACGAAGGATGAAGCGAAGCTTTGCTGA